In Citrobacter sp. RHB25-C09, the following proteins share a genomic window:
- the lepA gene encoding translation elongation factor 4 codes for MKNIRNFSIIAHIDHGKSTLSDRIIQICGGLSDREMEAQVLDSMDLERERGITIKAQSVTLDFKASDGETYQLNFIDTPGHVDFSYEVSRSLAACEGALLVVDAGQGVEAQTLANCYTAMEMDLEVVPVLNKIDLPAADPERVAEEIEDIVGIDATDAVRCSAKTGVGVTDVLERLVRDIPPPEGDPDGPLQALIIDSWFDNYLGVVSLVRIKNGTMRKGDKIKVMSTGQVYNADRLGIFTPKQVDRTELKCGEVGWLVCAIKDILGAPVGDTLTQARNPAEKALPGFKKVKPQVYAGLFPVSSDDYENFRDALGKLSLNDASLFYEPESSTALGFGFRCGFLGLLHMEIIQERLEREYDLDLITTAPTVVYEVETTSKETIYVDSPSKLPPLNNIYELREPIAECHMLLPQAYLGNVITLCIEKRGVQTNMVYHGNQVALTYEIPMAEVVLDFFDRLKSTSRGYASLDYNFKRFQASDMVRVDVLINNERVDALALITHRDNSQSRGRELVEKMKDLIPRQQFDIAIQAAIGTHIIARSTVKQLRKNVLAKCYGGDISRKKKLLQKQKEGKKRMKQIGNVELPQEAFLAILHVGKDSK; via the coding sequence ATGAAGAACATAAGAAATTTCTCCATCATTGCTCACATCGACCACGGTAAATCGACGCTGTCTGACCGTATTATTCAGATCTGCGGTGGCCTGTCTGACCGTGAAATGGAAGCGCAGGTTCTCGACTCGATGGATCTTGAGCGTGAGCGCGGTATTACCATTAAAGCGCAGAGCGTGACGCTCGACTTTAAAGCGTCTGATGGTGAAACTTACCAGCTTAACTTTATCGACACCCCTGGCCACGTTGACTTCTCGTATGAAGTTTCTCGCTCGCTGGCGGCCTGTGAGGGCGCATTGCTGGTGGTGGATGCCGGGCAGGGCGTTGAGGCGCAAACCCTGGCGAACTGCTACACCGCGATGGAAATGGATCTCGAAGTGGTGCCGGTTCTGAACAAAATTGACCTGCCAGCCGCCGATCCTGAACGTGTAGCCGAAGAGATTGAAGATATCGTCGGTATTGATGCCACTGACGCCGTACGCTGCTCGGCGAAAACCGGCGTAGGCGTCACCGACGTCCTGGAACGTCTGGTGCGTGATATTCCGCCGCCGGAAGGCGATCCGGATGGCCCGTTGCAGGCGCTGATCATCGACTCCTGGTTCGATAACTATCTTGGCGTTGTGTCGCTGGTACGTATTAAAAACGGCACCATGCGCAAAGGCGACAAAATCAAAGTGATGAGCACCGGGCAGGTCTATAACGCAGACCGACTGGGGATCTTCACACCAAAACAGGTCGACCGTACCGAGCTTAAATGTGGCGAGGTCGGTTGGCTGGTTTGTGCAATTAAAGACATTCTCGGCGCGCCGGTTGGTGATACGCTGACTCAGGCACGTAACCCGGCAGAAAAAGCGCTGCCAGGTTTTAAAAAGGTGAAGCCGCAGGTTTACGCCGGGCTGTTCCCGGTCAGCTCTGACGACTACGAGAACTTCCGTGACGCACTCGGTAAGCTGAGCCTCAACGACGCCTCGCTGTTCTATGAGCCAGAAAGTTCAACCGCGCTGGGCTTCGGCTTCCGCTGTGGCTTCCTGGGTCTGCTGCACATGGAGATCATTCAGGAACGTCTGGAGCGTGAATACGATCTGGATCTGATCACCACCGCGCCGACCGTTGTGTATGAAGTGGAAACCACTTCCAAAGAAACCATCTATGTTGACAGCCCGTCCAAGCTGCCGCCGCTGAACAACATCTATGAACTGCGCGAGCCCATCGCGGAATGCCATATGCTTCTGCCGCAGGCGTACCTGGGTAACGTCATAACCTTGTGTATTGAGAAGCGCGGTGTGCAAACCAACATGGTTTACCACGGAAACCAGGTGGCGTTGACCTATGAAATCCCGATGGCCGAAGTGGTTCTCGACTTCTTTGACCGTCTGAAATCAACCTCTCGCGGTTATGCCTCTCTGGATTACAACTTCAAACGTTTCCAGGCGTCCGATATGGTGCGTGTTGATGTGTTAATCAACAACGAACGTGTCGATGCGCTGGCGCTGATCACTCACCGTGATAACTCACAGAGTCGTGGTCGTGAGCTGGTGGAGAAGATGAAAGATCTGATCCCACGTCAGCAGTTCGATATCGCGATTCAGGCAGCCATCGGTACGCATATCATCGCGCGCTCCACGGTTAAACAATTGCGTAAAAACGTTCTGGCGAAATGCTATGGCGGCGATATCAGCCGTAAGAAAAAGCTGCTGCAGAAGCAGAAAGAAGGTAAGAAACGTATGAAGCAGATCGGTAACGTCGAACTGCCTCAGGAAGCGTTCCTCGCCATTCTGCATGTCGGCAAAGACAGCAAATAA
- a CDS encoding S24 family peptidase — translation MGFPSPAADYVERHISLDEKFIEHPSATYFMRAGQTYWREGIMNGALLVVDSSLIPCDGSLLICRLDGELKIKRFRVHPRPHLVNLENGKREDIPDSTGDYNVTSPVFGVITYIINDARSGEFDDCPVL, via the coding sequence ATGGGCTTCCCTTCTCCGGCAGCGGACTACGTTGAGCGCCACATATCGCTAGACGAGAAATTTATTGAGCATCCATCAGCTACATACTTCATGAGAGCAGGGCAGACATACTGGAGAGAAGGCATCATGAATGGTGCCTTGCTAGTGGTAGATAGCTCCCTGATACCTTGCGATGGCTCTCTGCTCATCTGTAGGTTAGATGGTGAGCTAAAGATAAAACGCTTCCGCGTGCACCCAAGACCTCACCTGGTGAATCTGGAGAACGGTAAGCGCGAAGATATACCAGACTCAACGGGTGACTACAATGTGACTTCGCCAGTATTTGGGGTGATCACTTACATCATCAATGATGCACGATCGGGAGAGTTTGATGATTGTCCGGTGTTATAA
- a CDS encoding DinI family protein: MFVELVYDKRNVAGLPGASNIILAELTKRVHRIFPDAEVRVKPMQANALNSDCTKTEKERLNRMLEEMFEESDMWLVSE, translated from the coding sequence ATGTTTGTTGAGCTGGTTTATGACAAGAGAAACGTTGCCGGGTTGCCAGGTGCAAGTAACATCATTCTGGCCGAATTGACGAAGCGGGTGCACCGGATTTTTCCTGATGCTGAGGTGAGGGTGAAGCCAATGCAGGCTAACGCCTTAAACAGCGACTGCACCAAAACTGAGAAAGAACGGCTGAACCGCATGCTGGAAGAAATGTTTGAAGAATCTGATATGTGGCTGGTTTCAGAATAA
- a CDS encoding tail fiber assembly protein produces MNIYKWSAINNAFFPVSLLDSYMTAGWNLSDAIDIPDDVSMEYMGGPPDGMIRVAGDDGLPAWSEIPPATHEEEVAAAESQKQLLIDQANAHMNSKQWPGKAAIGRLTGDELAQYNLWLDYLDALESIDSSSTPDINWPAPPEV; encoded by the coding sequence ATGAATATTTATAAATGGTCGGCCATTAATAATGCATTTTTCCCCGTCAGTTTGCTTGACAGTTACATGACGGCGGGTTGGAACTTATCTGATGCAATTGACATTCCTGATGATGTTTCAATGGAATATATGGGGGGCCCGCCTGATGGAATGATTCGAGTAGCTGGGGATGACGGGTTACCTGCATGGTCTGAAATCCCTCCAGCAACTCATGAAGAAGAAGTGGCTGCCGCTGAATCGCAAAAACAATTGTTAATTGACCAGGCCAATGCCCACATGAATAGTAAGCAGTGGCCTGGTAAAGCCGCGATTGGACGCCTGACGGGAGACGAACTGGCGCAGTACAATCTGTGGCTGGATTATCTGGACGCACTGGAGTCTATCGACTCCTCCAGCACACCGGATATTAACTGGCCTGCTCCACCTGAGGTGTAA
- a CDS encoding glycine-rich domain-containing protein has translation MSKIARYQGNVRAFASDAQGMERTVFGGTNQADDLTSQITASFLRGWGIVGASEHPSLEDFNAAMYAMSQFIAYQHQMGVPEWHAEQEYHIGSICTHSGEPYQSLEDGNIGNEPPSSNWTPVLTSKNGLANLGLEESAFGYKNMVVFSAPGVVNWVVPDELRKGRKCYVKVIGGGGSGGRAAGGGGGGGGGIAEKLIDLTEVESVTLTVGNGGIAPAAGTSNIAGTNGGTTSFGSILSATGGTGGATPSGGACGVGIGGDFNTSLGPGNPGSSFSTSFVGGGGGGPGGQGAVDTSTHDGIDAYGPGGGGAGAALGAPAVAGRAGKGGNGVIIIRW, from the coding sequence ATGTCTAAGATTGCACGATATCAGGGAAATGTTCGGGCTTTTGCCTCTGATGCACAGGGAATGGAAAGAACCGTTTTTGGTGGAACAAATCAGGCAGATGACCTGACCTCGCAGATCACGGCATCTTTCCTTCGCGGATGGGGAATTGTTGGCGCTTCCGAACACCCCTCGCTTGAGGACTTCAATGCGGCAATGTATGCAATGAGTCAGTTCATTGCGTATCAGCACCAAATGGGGGTTCCAGAGTGGCATGCAGAACAGGAGTATCATATCGGTTCGATCTGCACACACAGCGGAGAGCCTTATCAGTCCCTGGAGGATGGAAACATTGGCAACGAGCCGCCATCATCAAATTGGACTCCTGTTTTGACGTCAAAAAACGGTCTCGCAAACCTTGGTTTGGAAGAGTCAGCCTTTGGCTATAAAAACATGGTGGTTTTTTCTGCTCCCGGTGTTGTGAATTGGGTTGTGCCTGATGAGTTACGCAAAGGCAGAAAATGCTACGTGAAAGTCATTGGTGGCGGAGGTTCTGGCGGACGAGCTGCCGGAGGCGGAGGTGGCGGTGGTGGCGGCATCGCCGAAAAATTAATTGACCTTACAGAAGTAGAGTCAGTCACCCTGACAGTTGGTAATGGTGGTATCGCGCCAGCGGCGGGAACCAGCAATATTGCAGGTACTAATGGTGGAACTACTTCATTCGGTTCAATCTTGTCAGCAACAGGCGGGACTGGCGGTGCAACTCCGTCAGGTGGAGCCTGCGGCGTTGGTATCGGTGGCGATTTTAATACTTCACTTGGCCCAGGAAATCCTGGTTCTTCTTTCTCGACCAGTTTCGTTGGTGGTGGCGGTGGTGGCCCCGGAGGACAAGGCGCTGTTGATACATCCACACATGACGGAATTGATGCGTATGGGCCAGGTGGAGGAGGTGCCGGAGCCGCGCTGGGCGCACCGGCAGTTGCCGGACGCGCTGGTAAAGGTGGAAACGGTGTAATTATTATCAGGTGGTAA
- a CDS encoding DUF2612 domain-containing protein — protein sequence MNDDIINRYTLMLIKQYWEKKKARSEIQSMLRHWQIIADFIRNPDNFDLDRVTGYRLDVIGRIVGLPRSVPAVIARVFFGFEEHLNTAGFDSKSNAAYVGAPFYSKFSPAYGDYQLADNEYRRFLRVKIARNAAGATIASDDRVSLQDVIQTAFNGEAYVTDRKDMTLALNVSPRVSVEELRLIVKLGLLPKPAGVRYDYFYRVTPGLTFGFSRNPSARGFASKFNTAYQGGFFSRKINV from the coding sequence GTGAATGACGACATCATTAACCGCTACACGCTAATGCTCATCAAGCAGTATTGGGAAAAGAAAAAAGCAAGGTCAGAGATACAGTCCATGCTCAGGCACTGGCAAATCATCGCCGATTTTATTCGTAACCCGGATAACTTTGATCTCGACCGGGTTACCGGATACCGGCTTGATGTCATTGGCCGGATAGTCGGCCTTCCCCGTAGCGTGCCGGCTGTTATTGCTCGTGTATTTTTCGGGTTTGAAGAACATCTGAATACCGCAGGCTTCGACAGTAAATCTAATGCAGCGTATGTCGGAGCACCTTTCTACAGCAAGTTTTCCCCGGCATATGGTGACTACCAACTGGCTGATAATGAGTATCGCAGGTTCCTCCGGGTCAAAATTGCGCGAAACGCTGCAGGTGCAACGATAGCGTCAGACGATCGAGTTAGCCTGCAGGATGTTATACAGACGGCATTCAACGGCGAAGCTTACGTGACCGACAGAAAAGACATGACGCTTGCGCTGAACGTTTCGCCGCGGGTATCAGTTGAAGAGTTACGCCTGATTGTGAAGCTTGGCCTGCTGCCGAAACCTGCTGGCGTTCGATACGATTATTTTTATCGGGTGACTCCTGGTCTGACATTCGGTTTCTCGCGAAACCCTTCGGCCAGAGGATTCGCCAGCAAGTTTAATACCGCCTACCAGGGCGGTTTTTTTTCGAGGAAAATCAATGTCTAA
- a CDS encoding baseplate J/gp47 family protein, whose product MALQFNDNGLETNTLRELFQELSDGYKGIYGQDIDLDQESPDGQRVAIEAQARADIEAALQWLYSQIDPDFNTGDMQQIIAKLHGLFLRPGSRSQRDLKVTTDRPLLLYSGYKIRDQANQVWVIRQDVTVPAGVTTVTFFAQNFGKVTGLVTDTFTQLTPEPGVLSIITDSDVVVGRDEETPEEFRQRRNRSLENPATGSTGAIFAKVAQLTGVIDLNIGENDTKIDDQTTSIPANSIWLVVEGGAISEIVEVMVKQKGGGTGTKGSITGRYTETLVRPDGTTFLIAHELQFDRPVYKPLHIRLTARRKVQNEPIDIDTLKKSLASRIMHIGESVDANEFYENGYGVGRVNFVLTNLQISSNGADYTDAELSPGFQGKFTLSVENIDVNEVVQ is encoded by the coding sequence ATGGCACTACAGTTTAACGACAACGGCCTTGAGACAAACACTCTCCGGGAGTTATTTCAGGAACTGAGCGACGGATATAAGGGAATTTATGGTCAGGATATTGATTTAGACCAGGAGTCACCTGACGGTCAACGCGTGGCAATCGAAGCTCAGGCTCGGGCAGATATTGAAGCCGCGCTGCAATGGCTTTATTCCCAAATTGACCCCGATTTTAATACTGGTGATATGCAGCAGATTATCGCCAAACTTCACGGACTTTTCCTTCGCCCTGGATCTCGTTCTCAGCGTGACCTTAAAGTCACAACAGACAGGCCTTTACTTCTCTATAGCGGGTACAAGATACGGGACCAGGCAAATCAGGTCTGGGTTATCCGACAGGATGTGACTGTTCCGGCGGGCGTCACAACAGTCACCTTTTTTGCTCAAAACTTTGGGAAGGTTACAGGACTGGTGACCGATACCTTCACTCAACTCACACCAGAACCTGGGGTTTTGAGTATTATCACTGATTCAGATGTTGTGGTAGGGCGGGATGAGGAAACACCCGAAGAGTTCAGGCAGCGTAGAAATCGGTCCCTTGAGAATCCAGCGACAGGTAGCACCGGTGCGATTTTCGCTAAAGTTGCTCAACTGACAGGTGTAATTGATCTGAATATCGGTGAGAACGACACGAAAATCGACGATCAGACTACGAGCATCCCAGCGAATTCTATATGGCTTGTCGTGGAAGGCGGCGCGATCTCTGAAATTGTAGAGGTCATGGTAAAACAGAAAGGAGGTGGAACGGGAACTAAAGGCAGCATTACCGGACGTTATACAGAAACGCTGGTTCGGCCTGACGGTACCACATTTCTGATAGCCCATGAACTTCAGTTTGATCGACCAGTCTACAAACCGCTTCATATCAGGCTCACGGCCCGCCGAAAGGTGCAAAATGAACCGATAGATATCGATACGCTCAAAAAATCTCTTGCGTCACGCATCATGCATATTGGCGAGTCTGTGGATGCTAACGAATTTTATGAGAATGGGTATGGAGTAGGACGGGTGAATTTTGTGCTGACCAATCTGCAAATTAGCAGTAATGGGGCAGATTACACCGATGCTGAGTTATCACCAGGCTTTCAGGGAAAGTTCACGCTGAGTGTGGAAAATATAGACGTTAACGAGGTGGTCCAGTGA
- a CDS encoding Gp138 family membrane-puncturing spike protein, protein MIEELHDTIGQGVNFALVDVHTIVVAKITSVNDKTIGCTPVVNRVVDGQSRQLPEFIEVPPVIIQGGGSYIAEPISEGDYCLVLISERCYDSWYAGSDFVSPLEMRMHDYSDGFALCGVNPQATAISIPTERRMIKGDSDHDGSMYLTGDIEQTEGKTTLEECEVLGLMKYGTLQTEGKGGVTGSFRSDDGKTITVTNGIITGIA, encoded by the coding sequence ATGATTGAAGAACTTCACGACACCATCGGTCAGGGGGTGAATTTCGCGCTGGTCGATGTTCACACAATTGTCGTCGCAAAGATAACATCTGTAAACGATAAAACGATTGGATGTACACCTGTTGTTAACAGGGTTGTGGATGGTCAATCACGTCAGTTGCCTGAATTCATTGAGGTTCCTCCTGTAATTATTCAGGGTGGTGGAAGTTATATTGCAGAGCCAATTTCTGAGGGTGATTACTGTCTGGTCCTTATCTCAGAGCGTTGCTATGACTCATGGTATGCAGGAAGCGACTTTGTTTCTCCGTTAGAAATGAGAATGCACGATTACTCTGACGGCTTCGCGTTATGTGGCGTCAACCCCCAGGCAACTGCCATAAGTATCCCGACCGAACGCAGGATGATTAAGGGAGATAGTGACCACGACGGGTCGATGTACCTGACCGGTGATATTGAGCAGACCGAAGGAAAAACAACGCTCGAAGAGTGCGAGGTGCTTGGCCTAATGAAATATGGGACGCTACAAACCGAAGGGAAAGGTGGCGTAACGGGTTCCTTCAGGAGTGACGACGGCAAAACAATCACAGTAACCAACGGCATTATTACGGGGATCGCATGA
- a CDS encoding PH domain-containing protein, whose translation MSYIDSNLIGKEEVLYRGEVTLLALIPWVIWGLILAPVTAFVGLILIPLGYLILRSNEAGITNKRLIAKAGLIKRDTVEIPIKKVSSLQIKQGIVGRIFGYGSLVISDTGSAHAPIRFIKDPMRFRQRFFEAQEAAESA comes from the coding sequence ATGTCCTATATCGATTCAAATTTGATTGGCAAGGAAGAGGTTTTGTACCGCGGAGAAGTCACTCTCCTAGCTCTGATACCATGGGTTATCTGGGGTTTGATTCTGGCCCCGGTAACGGCTTTTGTTGGTCTGATACTTATACCGCTGGGTTACCTGATTCTTCGCTCCAACGAGGCCGGGATAACAAATAAGCGATTAATTGCAAAAGCTGGATTAATTAAGCGAGACACCGTAGAAATTCCGATCAAAAAGGTTTCAAGCTTGCAGATTAAGCAGGGTATAGTTGGGCGCATCTTCGGTTACGGCTCTCTGGTAATTAGTGACACTGGTTCTGCGCATGCCCCAATACGCTTCATCAAAGACCCAATGAGATTCCGTCAGCGATTCTTTGAGGCGCAGGAAGCTGCTGAGTCCGCGTAG
- a CDS encoding phage baseplate protein yields MGILDGLMQAQSSGKDTVKKVGIGGFSMFARVSDATEYPSQVPVDVLEDGSNASDDIINGPLTIKISGVVADIYVDAKPNSSFSLMPDYSKYGEVLEYIPAKTQQQLQKMNEIADRAEQAILKAKRLADKGADLFGLVGNPSTGGAKGIREQFLDFIEGVYYGKQLISVEVDYRTHENMALSGLTISTDNQTMETKFEASFTKISFTQLTTAPIEQHFKSPSAAAKSKTAGVANKGAQTPADNSKKSNGTSRSKSVMTSLKGAAKSLF; encoded by the coding sequence ATGGGAATTCTGGACGGCCTCATGCAGGCGCAATCTTCGGGCAAAGATACTGTTAAAAAGGTAGGGATCGGCGGGTTCTCAATGTTTGCCCGGGTGAGTGACGCTACTGAATACCCATCTCAGGTTCCTGTAGACGTACTGGAGGATGGTAGTAATGCGTCTGACGATATTATTAATGGCCCGCTGACGATAAAAATCAGTGGTGTTGTTGCCGATATCTATGTCGATGCGAAACCAAACTCTTCTTTTAGCCTGATGCCAGATTATTCGAAGTACGGTGAGGTGCTGGAGTATATCCCCGCAAAGACGCAGCAGCAGTTGCAGAAAATGAATGAGATTGCCGACCGCGCAGAGCAGGCCATCTTAAAGGCAAAACGCCTGGCTGATAAAGGAGCCGACCTGTTTGGGCTGGTGGGCAACCCGTCTACTGGTGGCGCTAAAGGTATACGTGAGCAATTTCTCGACTTCATTGAGGGGGTGTACTACGGCAAGCAGCTTATTTCCGTGGAGGTGGATTATCGCACCCATGAAAATATGGCGTTAAGCGGCCTGACCATCAGTACCGACAATCAAACGATGGAAACTAAGTTTGAAGCCAGTTTTACAAAAATCTCCTTCACTCAACTGACTACCGCACCGATAGAGCAGCACTTTAAATCGCCGTCGGCAGCCGCTAAATCAAAAACGGCGGGTGTTGCTAATAAGGGGGCGCAGACGCCCGCTGATAATTCTAAAAAAAGTAACGGGACCAGCCGGTCAAAATCAGTCATGACCTCGTTAAAAGGGGCGGCGAAATCTTTATTCTAA
- a CDS encoding DUF3383 family protein, translated as MSASINNVINVTLLEEGRAAARDNINVCAILTSQTGVLSTAERWRSYKSASAVEQDWGASSVTAAFANVFFGTSPNPVSAGGTLIVGYWNAAGETLPATSGVLRGGEISQAVLLPALREKSDWSFSIEIDGTKHDVTEINGMTATTLADVIAQIQAKITPDVASVVFDGSRIAITSKSTGTNSVVGYPTVLDGGSFIGDLLAVAEGSGASLVNGSASTEISPETQLESLSKLKAQVNIKGAAFIDKILDVQVPLIASWAKANAVIVYETFTGLAALEVDPTNPAWAVTLASQSNFRMLYSKAGNRKFGVSYMARTHTVNFNGERTAITLHLKTMNVPAESYEQTEIDKAKRVGLDIYTTIKDVPCVLSSGANDFVDNVYNLMAYVDAVQTDSFNLLKTTPTKVPQTYYGVDQLEDCVEKTTHGFVKAGVFNPGTWTLPDFFGDRDMFLRNIEQNGYYVLAGDLKDQSTADRQERKSPVVQVAVKNAGAVHSADIIINFNK; from the coding sequence ATGTCGGCATCAATTAATAACGTCATTAATGTGACGCTTCTCGAAGAGGGGCGGGCGGCGGCGCGCGATAACATCAACGTCTGCGCAATTCTGACCAGCCAGACGGGCGTATTGAGCACCGCTGAACGCTGGCGTTCATACAAAAGTGCATCTGCTGTCGAACAGGACTGGGGGGCTTCTTCGGTCACCGCAGCTTTTGCGAATGTGTTTTTCGGGACCAGTCCTAACCCGGTATCCGCGGGCGGCACGCTGATCGTCGGTTACTGGAACGCTGCCGGGGAAACGCTGCCTGCGACCAGCGGTGTACTGCGTGGCGGTGAGATTTCTCAGGCGGTCTTACTGCCAGCGTTACGCGAGAAGTCTGACTGGTCATTCAGTATTGAGATTGACGGTACGAAGCACGATGTGACCGAAATTAATGGCATGACGGCGACGACACTGGCAGATGTAATCGCCCAAATCCAGGCGAAAATTACGCCAGATGTTGCATCGGTTGTTTTTGATGGCAGCCGTATAGCGATTACCAGCAAATCGACAGGGACTAACTCTGTTGTTGGTTATCCGACAGTGCTGGATGGTGGCTCTTTTATTGGCGATCTGCTGGCGGTTGCGGAGGGTTCCGGCGCTTCGCTGGTAAATGGTAGCGCATCAACTGAGATTTCACCTGAAACACAACTGGAGTCTCTCAGTAAACTTAAAGCACAGGTCAACATAAAAGGTGCAGCTTTCATCGACAAAATTCTCGATGTGCAGGTGCCGTTGATCGCTTCATGGGCTAAAGCGAATGCGGTAATCGTGTATGAGACATTTACCGGTTTGGCAGCTCTGGAAGTTGACCCGACTAACCCTGCATGGGCGGTCACACTCGCCAGCCAGAGTAATTTCCGCATGCTCTACAGCAAAGCAGGCAACCGGAAATTTGGTGTCAGCTATATGGCGCGCACGCATACCGTTAATTTCAACGGAGAACGCACTGCAATCACTTTGCACCTCAAAACGATGAACGTGCCGGCCGAAAGTTATGAGCAGACGGAGATCGACAAAGCGAAGCGCGTAGGTCTCGACATCTACACCACGATTAAAGACGTTCCCTGCGTGCTGTCGAGCGGTGCTAATGATTTTGTCGACAACGTCTATAACCTGATGGCCTACGTTGACGCAGTGCAGACGGATTCCTTCAACCTCCTTAAAACCACGCCGACTAAAGTCCCACAAACCTATTATGGCGTTGATCAGTTAGAGGACTGTGTAGAGAAAACCACGCATGGGTTTGTGAAGGCTGGGGTGTTCAATCCGGGTACCTGGACGCTGCCTGACTTCTTCGGGGATCGGGATATGTTTCTGCGAAATATCGAGCAAAACGGGTATTACGTGCTGGCCGGTGACCTGAAAGACCAGTCAACCGCAGACAGGCAGGAACGCAAATCCCCGGTTGTTCAGGTAGCAGTGAAGAATGCTGGTGCTGTTCACAGTGCCGATATCATCATCAATTTCAATAAATAA
- a CDS encoding DUF4054 domain-containing protein — MEFTVRYPEFASVAPARIEGALQDAANQMSRKVWNKLYEQGLHALAAHLLYAAGALTPSGSSNGKPLQTITSRSVAGVSLGYSAPDAGFGASHDGYGSSSFGQEYLRLRKLVGVHVLAIR, encoded by the coding sequence ATGGAATTCACCGTTCGTTACCCCGAGTTCGCCAGTGTTGCCCCTGCACGCATAGAGGGGGCGCTACAGGATGCAGCTAACCAGATGAGCCGCAAGGTGTGGAACAAGCTCTACGAGCAAGGGCTTCATGCTTTAGCGGCGCATCTGCTGTATGCGGCTGGCGCGCTCACTCCCTCCGGAAGTAGTAACGGGAAACCCCTACAGACAATCACCAGCCGATCCGTTGCAGGTGTGTCTCTGGGCTACTCTGCGCCCGATGCCGGGTTTGGGGCCAGCCATGATGGATACGGCTCAAGCTCATTCGGTCAGGAGTACCTGAGGCTTCGTAAGCTGGTAGGTGTGCATGTACTGGCAATACGGTAG
- a CDS encoding major capsid family protein: MPMESADFEEVLQEALTERDMQLQEKELPEINIGEALPVKEGLDFSRDYVDFGVSEVVGSVKDGIIGNKTNSLKTIDSDIEWLKAPVGQWAKAATWTQQELEKIARLNINLQTKKQDDLYANALATIQYAGYVGHRGVKGQEGLLTGTMVQLITDTSGKTIAEMTSDGFVKLVLDAYNAAWRKSSYRIQPTHIAMDASDFMLAMQKFDPNPIVVGTDLLPIAAMDRIMAALRKASGNESFNITFVKVPSNYAVGIKSGKTRLAIYTYEADYVEMEVHMPELLAARQRDLLTYECGYRSAFGGAMWKQPQSAVYVDYKSSPAE; this comes from the coding sequence ATGCCTATGGAATCAGCAGATTTCGAAGAAGTGCTGCAGGAAGCGCTAACTGAGCGTGATATGCAGTTGCAGGAAAAAGAACTGCCAGAGATCAACATCGGTGAAGCCCTCCCGGTTAAAGAAGGCCTCGATTTCTCTCGGGACTATGTGGATTTCGGTGTATCCGAAGTGGTCGGTTCGGTTAAAGACGGCATCATTGGTAACAAGACAAACAGCCTGAAAACCATTGATAGTGATATCGAATGGCTGAAAGCACCTGTCGGCCAGTGGGCTAAAGCCGCTACCTGGACTCAACAGGAACTGGAGAAAATCGCACGTCTGAACATCAACCTGCAGACCAAAAAGCAGGATGATCTGTATGCCAACGCCCTTGCAACCATCCAGTATGCGGGTTACGTCGGCCATCGCGGCGTTAAAGGTCAGGAAGGGTTGCTGACAGGGACGATGGTTCAGCTTATCACCGACACGTCAGGCAAAACCATTGCCGAAATGACCTCTGATGGGTTCGTGAAACTGGTGCTGGATGCTTACAACGCGGCATGGCGCAAATCCAGTTACCGTATTCAGCCAACGCATATCGCCATGGACGCCAGCGACTTTATGCTCGCCATGCAGAAATTCGACCCGAATCCGATTGTTGTGGGTACTGACCTGCTCCCGATTGCGGCGATGGATCGCATTATGGCGGCGCTGCGTAAGGCTTCTGGTAATGAGTCCTTCAACATTACTTTCGTGAAAGTCCCGAGCAATTACGCGGTAGGTATCAAATCGGGTAAAACCCGCCTGGCCATATACACCTACGAAGCCGATTACGTCGAAATGGAAGTGCATATGCCGGAGCTGCTGGCGGCACGACAGCGTGATCTGCTGACATATGAGTGTGGCTATCGTTCTGCCTTCGGTGGCGCGATGTGGAAACAGCCGCAGTCCGCGGTGTACGTGGATTACAAATCCTCTCCGGCAGAGTAA